A section of the Deinococcus taeanensis genome encodes:
- a CDS encoding histidine phosphatase family protein encodes MLTLHLVRHAPTVPNEERRYPHAHEDAPLTPAGAALAARLPLPRAAPAFTSPSGRARQTAALAGFPAAQPTPALAEAAFGVMAGHTWAALEARYGEAPRAWIEALADPVSPHGPPGGETGQAFHARLHGWLNALPREGEVVAFTHAGPLLAALCLTVGLRSAAAPPGTVVTLHCAGEWWLSRLRPPD; translated from the coding sequence ATGCTGACCCTGCATCTCGTGCGGCATGCTCCTACCGTTCCGAATGAGGAGCGCCGCTACCCGCATGCGCATGAGGACGCGCCTCTCACGCCCGCCGGAGCGGCCCTGGCCGCGCGGCTGCCGCTGCCACGCGCGGCGCCCGCCTTCACGTCGCCCAGCGGCCGGGCCCGGCAGACCGCGGCCCTGGCGGGTTTCCCGGCCGCTCAACCCACCCCGGCGCTGGCGGAGGCGGCGTTCGGCGTGATGGCCGGTCACACCTGGGCCGCCCTGGAAGCCCGGTACGGCGAGGCCCCGCGCGCCTGGATCGAGGCGCTGGCCGACCCGGTGTCCCCGCACGGCCCGCCCGGCGGGGAGACCGGGCAGGCGTTTCACGCGCGCCTGCACGGCTGGCTGAACGCACTGCCGCGCGAGGGCGAGGTGGTGGCCTTCACGCACGCCGGGCCGCTGCTGGCCGCGCTGTGCCTCACGGTGGGCCTGCGCAGTGCCGCCGCGCCGCCCGGCACGGTCGTCACGCTGCACTGCGCCGGGGAGTGGTGGCTGTCGCGTCTGCGGCCCCCGGACTGA
- a CDS encoding adenosylcobinamide-GDP ribazoletransferase has translation MNARSGAQAQVRAAHLALTFLTTLPLPHVTEVRDGDFARASAYYPLAGYAVGGAVTLALWLPLPLPDGVIAALGVAAWLALTGMLHFDGLVDSADALFAMKTPAERLVILRDVHVGAFGLATGALTLLTFWSLLAAPLAPLAPLVAAVCARTLLLLPMNLYPAARPESLGARSREGRVGWALLLATPTLLVPGAWAAWLAALAGSLAAAAFAARRLGGGLNGDTYGLIVVTAELLALGAFAWGR, from the coding sequence GTGAACGCCCGGAGCGGCGCGCAGGCGCAGGTGCGGGCGGCGCACCTGGCCCTGACGTTCCTGACGACCCTGCCGCTGCCCCACGTGACTGAGGTGCGCGACGGTGATTTCGCGCGGGCCAGCGCGTACTACCCGCTGGCGGGGTACGCGGTGGGCGGCGCGGTGACCCTGGCGCTGTGGCTGCCGCTGCCGCTGCCGGACGGCGTGATCGCCGCGCTGGGGGTGGCCGCGTGGCTGGCCCTGACCGGCATGCTGCACTTTGACGGCCTGGTGGACAGCGCCGACGCCCTGTTCGCCATGAAGACGCCCGCCGAGCGGCTGGTGATCCTGCGGGACGTCCACGTGGGCGCCTTCGGGCTGGCAACCGGCGCGCTGACCCTGCTGACCTTCTGGAGTCTGCTGGCCGCGCCGCTCGCGCCACTGGCGCCGCTGGTGGCCGCTGTGTGCGCGCGCACGCTGCTGCTGCTGCCTATGAACCTGTACCCCGCTGCGCGCCCGGAGAGCCTGGGGGCCCGTTCGCGCGAGGGCCGGGTGGGGTGGGCGCTGCTGCTGGCCACCCCCACGCTGCTTGTGCCGGGCGCCTGGGCGGCGTGGCTCGCGGCGCTGGCTGGCAGTCTGGCCGCCGCGGCGTTCGCGGCGCGGCGCCTGGGTGGGGGCCTGAACGGGGACACGTACGGCCTGATTGTCGTGACTGCCGAGCTGCTGGCGCTGGGCGCGTTCGCCTGGGGCCGGTAG
- a CDS encoding metal-dependent transcriptional regulator: protein MTGRSLSRSAEDYLKHLYVLGQAGKVNTQALATALEVAPASVTGMLRKLAEQGLVSHAPYQGAQLTAEGQRVALEVLRHHRLLELFLHRALGVPLDEVHEEAERLEHALSERLEARIAAWLGDPTHDPHGDPIPTLAGELPHQPQRRLSQLAVGDAGTVARIPDGDASQLRALMAAGLTPGAPLRVDGVDTALGTLTVWATDHTLTLALGVAAQIHVDTPGPHAR from the coding sequence ATGACCGGCCGCTCCCTCTCCCGCTCCGCGGAGGATTACCTGAAACATCTGTACGTGCTGGGGCAGGCGGGCAAGGTGAACACCCAGGCGCTGGCAACGGCGCTGGAAGTTGCGCCCGCCAGCGTGACCGGCATGCTGCGCAAACTGGCCGAGCAGGGGCTCGTGTCGCACGCGCCGTACCAGGGCGCGCAGCTGACCGCCGAGGGGCAGCGGGTGGCGCTGGAGGTGCTGCGCCACCACCGGCTGCTGGAACTGTTCCTGCACCGCGCGCTGGGCGTGCCGCTGGACGAGGTGCACGAGGAGGCCGAGCGGCTGGAGCATGCGCTGAGCGAGCGGCTGGAAGCGCGCATCGCCGCGTGGCTGGGTGATCCCACGCACGATCCGCACGGCGACCCGATTCCCACCCTGGCGGGGGAACTGCCGCACCAGCCGCAGCGGCGCCTGTCGCAGCTGGCGGTGGGCGACGCGGGCACCGTGGCGCGCATTCCGGACGGGGACGCCTCGCAGCTGCGCGCCCTGATGGCCGCCGGCCTGACCCCCGGCGCGCCGCTGCGCGTCGATGGCGTGGACACTGCGCTGGGCACCCTGACCGTGTGGGCCACCGACCACACCCTGACGCTGGCCCTGGGCGTGGCCGCGCAGATTCACGTGGACACGCCCGGCCCGCACGCCCGGTGA
- a CDS encoding RNA polymerase sigma factor, which produces MLLNDAHATLPDAQLARLAARDERAFEVLVTRHAPQVHRLAASLVGPGAADDVVQEVFMAAHRGLRSYRGDAALSTWLHRITLNACHKVLGARRTLPLTEAPEPAAPHNPARSGEQAQVRERLALALQRLPREQREAIALRELSGLEYAEIAELTGAELGTVKSRIARARAALRVLLTRAGVTP; this is translated from the coding sequence GTGCTTTTGAATGACGCGCATGCCACCCTGCCGGACGCCCAGCTCGCGCGCCTTGCCGCCCGGGACGAACGGGCGTTCGAGGTGCTCGTGACGCGCCACGCTCCGCAGGTGCACCGCCTCGCCGCCAGTCTGGTGGGCCCCGGCGCCGCGGATGACGTGGTGCAGGAGGTGTTCATGGCCGCCCACCGTGGCCTGCGGTCCTACCGGGGAGACGCGGCGCTGAGCACCTGGCTGCACCGCATCACCCTGAACGCCTGCCACAAGGTGCTCGGCGCCCGCCGGACCCTGCCGCTCACCGAGGCGCCCGAACCGGCCGCGCCGCACAACCCGGCCCGCTCAGGTGAGCAGGCGCAAGTGCGCGAACGGCTCGCCCTGGCCCTGCAGCGCCTTCCACGCGAGCAGCGCGAGGCGATTGCCCTGCGCGAACTGTCCGGCCTGGAGTACGCCGAGATAGCTGAACTCACCGGCGCGGAGCTCGGCACCGTGAAAAGCCGTATCGCCCGGGCACGCGCGGCCCTGCGCGTGCTGCTCACCCGGGCCGGAGTGACCCCATGA
- a CDS encoding transcriptional regulator: protein MRAARPVLALAALLSLSGAVAADLEDLLSALRRARTFTARGQVEVTVLFPPRSTPTRTATQLPPLPVRPALLARNFTVTRSGPDRVAGRAAARFTLTPRVGDAARWTLWVDRTWNVPLAFEERGADGTLARRAALSGPPPTLARVNRPAPAAPPGLRAALTRALPGLTLPPGFVPVGAQTRAAGLEITLSDGLNVLALVIAPKNVKAAPGVAARRVGRVFVWLVGNLPPDALQAALAGVRAADPAPLSTFGAPPDVNP from the coding sequence GTGAGGGCCGCCCGACCCGTGCTGGCCCTCGCGGCGCTGCTCAGCCTGAGCGGCGCGGTCGCCGCCGATCTTGAGGATCTGCTGAGCGCGCTGCGCCGGGCCCGCACCTTCACGGCGCGCGGTCAGGTGGAGGTGACCGTCTTATTCCCCCCCCGCTCCACGCCCACCCGCACGGCCACCCAGCTGCCGCCGCTGCCCGTCCGGCCGGCGCTGCTTGCGCGGAACTTCACCGTGACCCGCAGCGGCCCGGACCGCGTGGCCGGCCGGGCCGCTGCGCGTTTCACCCTGACCCCCCGCGTGGGGGACGCCGCGCGCTGGACGCTGTGGGTGGACCGCACCTGGAACGTGCCCCTGGCTTTCGAGGAACGCGGCGCGGACGGCACCCTGGCCCGGCGCGCCGCGCTGAGCGGCCCGCCGCCCACCCTGGCGCGCGTCAACCGGCCCGCGCCCGCCGCGCCCCCCGGCCTGCGCGCCGCGCTGACCCGCGCCCTGCCGGGCCTGACGCTCCCGCCAGGCTTCGTGCCGGTGGGCGCGCAGACCCGCGCCGCCGGTCTGGAAATCACTCTCAGTGACGGCCTGAACGTCCTGGCGCTCGTGATTGCCCCGAAGAACGTGAAGGCCGCCCCGGGCGTCGCCGCCCGCCGCGTGGGCCGGGTGTTCGTGTGGCTCGTCGGTAACCTCCCGCCGGACGCCCTGCAGGCCGCGCTGGCCGGCGTGCGCGCCGCCGACCCGGCCCCACTGAGCACGTTCGGGGCGCCCCCTGACGTCAACCCGTAA